A genomic segment from Actinomyces lilanjuaniae encodes:
- a CDS encoding stage II sporulation protein M codes for MGAGLPVALASVIGMAVGVISLHGVQSPAGGPVPGDSETSLWEVVYPIAATNLPACLLLYTGVLTCGAGTLLSTFMLTTYIGATLTAAAANVGWLSAIGSIWIYAPLEFTGFALASYGGLLPLATAVTDAEGTGTSVPSWLRRYGDGMSRSLRFLLLSLLVVTVAAVVEAVVIRSRLGN; via the coding sequence ATGGGGGCCGGGCTGCCCGTTGCCCTCGCCTCTGTGATCGGGATGGCTGTAGGTGTCATCAGTCTCCACGGGGTCCAAAGCCCTGCGGGAGGCCCGGTTCCAGGGGACAGCGAGACTTCGTTATGGGAGGTTGTCTACCCAATTGCAGCCACCAACCTGCCAGCATGCCTCTTGCTGTACACGGGAGTTCTCACCTGCGGAGCAGGAACTCTCCTGTCAACCTTCATGCTCACGACCTACATCGGAGCCACGCTCACTGCTGCTGCAGCGAACGTCGGATGGCTCTCGGCCATCGGATCCATCTGGATATACGCTCCGCTCGAGTTCACCGGGTTCGCGCTTGCCTCATACGGTGGCCTACTGCCACTGGCGACAGCCGTCACTGACGCCGAGGGTACTGGCACGTCGGTTCCCTCATGGCTCCGTCGCTACGGCGACGGGATGTCCCGTAGCCTGCGATTCTTGCTGCTCTCGCTCCTCGTCGTCACCGTGGCGGCTGTCGTCGAGGCAGTCGTCATCCGTTCCCGCCTAGGAAACTAA
- a CDS encoding ABC transporter ATP-binding protein has protein sequence MYGSGEAAVTALGGVDLEVAHGSFLAVMGPSGSGKSTLMQTMAGLDSLDAGEVWIEGTNITRLRDRQLTRMRRDRIGFIFQSFNLIPTLTAEQNILLPLKIARQKQDKDWVSLVVKELGIGERLNHRPHELSGGQQQRVAIARAVMTQPAVVFADEPTGNLDSGSGTRILHLLRDMVSGLGQTVIMVTHDPKAASYADEVLILADGKTRETIQEPTQRAVLEALSRLEPDDSGDEEHTS, from the coding sequence ATGTACGGTTCGGGCGAGGCGGCGGTGACAGCCTTGGGCGGAGTAGACCTCGAGGTCGCTCACGGCAGTTTTCTGGCGGTGATGGGGCCATCTGGTTCCGGAAAGTCCACGCTCATGCAGACCATGGCCGGGCTGGACTCGCTTGACGCGGGCGAGGTCTGGATCGAGGGAACCAATATCACGCGGCTGCGCGACCGTCAGCTGACGAGGATGCGCCGGGACCGCATCGGCTTCATCTTCCAGTCATTCAATCTCATCCCCACACTCACCGCCGAGCAGAACATCCTCCTCCCGCTCAAGATCGCACGCCAGAAGCAGGACAAGGACTGGGTGTCGCTGGTTGTCAAGGAGCTCGGTATCGGGGAGCGTCTGAACCACAGGCCGCACGAGCTCTCCGGCGGGCAGCAGCAGCGCGTCGCCATCGCGCGGGCGGTCATGACGCAGCCAGCCGTTGTCTTTGCCGACGAACCCACGGGAAACCTGGACTCCGGCTCTGGCACGCGAATCCTGCACCTGCTGAGGGACATGGTCTCCGGGCTCGGTCAGACAGTGATCATGGTGACGCACGACCCCAAGGCCGCCTCATACGCCGATGAGGTCCTCATTCTTGCAGACGGCAAGACGCGCGAGACCATACAGGAGCCGACGCAGCGTGCCGTGCTTGAGGCGCTCAGCAGGCTGGAGCCTGACGACTCTGGCGACGAGGAGCACACCTCATGA
- a CDS encoding ROK family transcriptional regulator — translation MAGSGRTLGARVLVALVAAGPLSRTELGERLGLSAATTTRTVRPLLEAGKVAERPPQEQTGPGRPTRTLAVVEDCATFLGVKLTADRLYAVLTSPVGAVLEQEAVPLERTDPEAVVALVASVAASLGARRGRMPDTIGISLGAAVAGDSVVKVAAFLGWRDVPLAELVSAATGVACTVANDVRAFAYAEAWFGVGRGADPFALVTLGEGIGCGLVVGGEVVSGAHGAAGSIGHLPVAVPEGPTGSLHASSPGATDIRCEVGHVGCARAVASTSGITRAVASRLGRELTMAEVLDPRTARQSEVREILRTAARAAGRLVGSLVAFLDPALTVVSGEGVAVLQAHRDVFEAEVARLRHWSASPAAVQLRPFEFEEWARGAAALAVDRWADLVGAR, via the coding sequence ATGGCAGGTAGCGGACGTACGCTGGGGGCGCGGGTCCTGGTGGCCCTAGTGGCGGCCGGCCCTCTCAGCCGCACCGAGCTCGGTGAGCGCCTGGGGCTGTCGGCGGCCACGACGACCCGCACGGTGCGCCCGCTGCTGGAGGCCGGGAAGGTGGCCGAGCGGCCTCCTCAGGAGCAGACAGGTCCGGGTCGACCGACCCGGACCCTGGCCGTGGTGGAGGACTGCGCCACCTTTCTGGGAGTCAAGCTCACGGCCGACCGGCTCTACGCGGTGCTGACCTCGCCGGTAGGGGCCGTCCTGGAGCAGGAGGCTGTCCCTCTGGAGCGCACGGATCCCGAGGCCGTGGTGGCACTGGTGGCCTCGGTGGCTGCGAGTCTGGGAGCCAGGCGGGGGCGGATGCCTGACACCATCGGGATATCACTGGGTGCTGCCGTCGCGGGTGACAGCGTCGTCAAGGTGGCGGCCTTCCTGGGGTGGCGTGACGTCCCTCTGGCTGAGCTGGTCTCGGCGGCCACCGGAGTCGCCTGCACGGTCGCCAACGACGTGCGGGCCTTTGCCTACGCCGAGGCCTGGTTCGGCGTCGGTCGAGGTGCCGACCCCTTCGCCCTGGTGACGCTCGGTGAGGGGATCGGCTGCGGCCTGGTGGTGGGTGGTGAGGTGGTCTCTGGGGCACACGGTGCGGCGGGCAGCATTGGACACCTTCCCGTCGCCGTTCCCGAAGGCCCGACCGGCAGCCTTCACGCCAGCTCTCCCGGTGCCACGGACATACGGTGCGAGGTCGGGCACGTGGGTTGCGCCAGGGCCGTGGCGTCGACGTCGGGCATCACCAGGGCAGTGGCCAGTCGACTCGGCCGTGAACTCACCATGGCGGAGGTCCTGGACCCTAGGACGGCGCGCCAGTCGGAGGTCCGGGAGATCCTGCGCACCGCCGCGCGTGCCGCCGGCCGCCTGGTCGGCTCTCTCGTCGCCTTCCTCGACCCTGCCCTCACGGTGGTGTCGGGGGAGGGGGTCGCGGTGCTCCAGGCCCACCGGGACGTCTTTGAGGCGGAGGTCGCCCGGCTGCGGCACTGGTCGGCCTCCCCGGCGGCGGTGCAGCTGCGTCCCTTCGAGTTCGAGGAGTGGGCGCGGGGGGCGGCCGCGCTGGCCGTGGACCGCTGGGCCGACCTGGTAGGTGCCCGGTGA
- a CDS encoding ABC transporter ATP-binding protein yields MGVTVRAHRLGAVYGSQQRLFDVSFEVQPHEVVGVLGTNGAGKTTLFHRLLGALPGPGTAWVAGYRGSNRAPSPHRVGAVLDSLTAHPGLRARYLLASWCQSLGLPQRRVDELLETVGLSTLEGRRVGQLSLGMRQRLALAMALAPQPRLLVLDEPTNGLDPLGIRWINSVIIDFAAHGGAVLLSSHHLSQLDHLAQRVLLIDAGRLVTDEPMHDFKLSAGPLTHRVACSRASDLQEQLVRRGAHVLRTSTDELLVTGCQVNELAHLAHDYGGIIRLLAPEGASLETSFHRHLDHHRRSAA; encoded by the coding sequence ATGGGTGTGACCGTGCGAGCACACAGGCTGGGAGCCGTCTACGGCTCCCAGCAGCGTCTGTTCGATGTCTCCTTCGAGGTGCAGCCGCACGAGGTTGTCGGCGTCCTTGGTACCAACGGTGCCGGGAAGACGACCCTCTTCCACCGGCTTCTTGGGGCACTGCCAGGTCCCGGCACAGCCTGGGTCGCCGGGTACCGGGGCAGCAACCGGGCTCCGAGTCCTCATCGAGTCGGCGCTGTCCTGGACAGCCTGACAGCCCACCCTGGTCTGCGGGCACGCTACCTGCTTGCATCCTGGTGCCAAAGCCTTGGTCTGCCACAAAGGCGCGTTGACGAGCTGCTGGAGACTGTCGGCCTGAGCACGCTAGAAGGTCGGCGGGTGGGGCAGCTGTCGCTGGGCATGCGGCAGCGGCTTGCCCTTGCCATGGCTCTTGCCCCGCAGCCGCGACTACTGGTCCTTGATGAGCCGACCAACGGCCTGGACCCCCTCGGGATACGCTGGATTAACTCCGTCATCATCGATTTCGCAGCTCATGGAGGCGCCGTGCTGCTGTCCTCCCACCACCTCTCCCAGCTCGATCACCTTGCTCAGCGCGTCCTTCTCATTGACGCTGGCAGGCTCGTCACCGACGAGCCGATGCACGACTTCAAGCTGTCTGCAGGACCACTGACACATCGGGTAGCCTGCAGCCGGGCATCGGACCTCCAGGAACAGCTCGTGCGGAGAGGAGCACATGTCTTACGCACCTCCACCGACGAACTGCTGGTCACAGGCTGCCAGGTCAATGAGCTCGCGCACCTCGCGCATGACTACGGTGGGATCATCCGCCTGCTCGCCCCAGAAGGAGCCAGTCTAGAGACCTCATTCCACAGACACCTTGACCACCACCGGAGGTCTGCGGCATGA
- a CDS encoding ABC transporter permease: MNQVLLSSVGAHVGRLIATGIAVTLSVAFVVTTLLLSSSYRQTMVDGLTAQMDQADLQVAVTDDSAELADVDEQVATALDGLDSLEGVAAADAQRSSYVQVASGGRRANASVEPLLSAQNRWQELSSGDWPSARGEVTMDEVSAEALGVTVGDTLRVTDVVGDGDSSDLAVVGLTSTANAGFSQGTPTLITTETTFEALGLLAVTTGILVSASEGVSPGTLSARVAEHVVSAHPCQSSRVRRLSSTRLPSCRAPARC; the protein is encoded by the coding sequence ATGAACCAGGTGCTGCTCTCCTCTGTTGGGGCACACGTCGGTCGGCTGATTGCGACTGGTATCGCGGTCACGCTGTCTGTTGCCTTCGTCGTGACGACTCTGCTCCTGTCCTCGTCCTACAGGCAGACAATGGTTGACGGCCTGACTGCCCAGATGGACCAGGCGGACCTCCAGGTCGCTGTCACCGACGACAGTGCTGAGCTTGCTGACGTCGACGAGCAGGTCGCTACCGCTCTGGACGGTCTGGACAGCCTGGAGGGGGTTGCGGCGGCAGACGCGCAGCGGTCGTCCTATGTGCAGGTCGCCTCCGGTGGGCGACGCGCCAACGCGAGCGTGGAGCCGCTGCTGTCAGCGCAGAACCGGTGGCAGGAGCTGTCGTCGGGGGACTGGCCGAGTGCCCGTGGGGAGGTGACGATGGACGAGGTCAGCGCTGAGGCCCTGGGCGTCACAGTGGGCGACACCCTCCGTGTGACGGACGTGGTCGGCGACGGCGACTCCTCTGACCTTGCCGTCGTGGGGCTCACCTCGACGGCCAACGCTGGTTTCAGCCAGGGGACCCCGACGCTGATCACGACTGAGACGACGTTCGAGGCGCTTGGGCTGCTGGCTGTGACCACGGGGATACTTGTGAGCGCCTCGGAGGGGGTCTCGCCCGGGACGCTGTCGGCCCGTGTCGCCGAGCACGTCGTGTCGGCTCATCCCTGTCAGTCTTCACGCGTGAGGAGGCTGTCGAGCACCAGGTTGCCCAGCTGTCGGGCACCAGCACGCTGCTGA
- a CDS encoding NAD(P)/FAD-dependent oxidoreductase, whose protein sequence is MSRTTRTTLALSAVGLLAAGSALALTLRPNRPVVAGQPAPRGGLRPPRVVIAGGGYVGFCTARALRARLGTDQVEVAVVDPRPYMTYQPFLPEVAAGSIQPRHVIAAHRRSLSGCTILTGSVTAINHASRRLTVTPPVPESSQEAAQPYEIGYDHLVLALGAEARTLPIPGLAEQALGFKQVEEALALRNRVLSRIEDAASTWDAQRRRRLLTFVFVGGGFAGVEAIAELEDMARALVRTIDSVAQEDVRFILVEGSRRILPELTEELSGYGLEQLRERDIDVRLNTFLSSCVDGHVVLSDGTEIDADTIVWTAGVKPSPVLADSDLPVDVRGRVTTLPTLQVAREGCVVAGAWAAGDCAAVPDVTSQDSEATCAPTAQHAVRQARLLADNLVAVLTAAPGQEPPLASYAHENLGTVASLGIGKGVARILGHNLRGFLAWTAHRGYHVYAVPTLNRKVRIMMDWFAAVVFRRDLASFGSVAVPGAAFAQATANDARIASRRQQPG, encoded by the coding sequence ATGAGCCGTACCACTCGTACCACCCTCGCGCTGTCCGCCGTCGGCCTTCTTGCTGCTGGCAGCGCGCTCGCCCTGACCCTGCGCCCCAACCGCCCGGTGGTGGCGGGCCAGCCTGCTCCCCGGGGCGGCCTCCGTCCTCCCCGGGTCGTTATCGCCGGGGGCGGGTACGTCGGCTTCTGTACCGCCCGGGCGCTGCGCGCCCGGCTGGGTACCGACCAGGTGGAGGTCGCCGTAGTGGACCCCCGGCCGTACATGACCTACCAGCCCTTCCTTCCGGAGGTCGCCGCCGGCTCCATCCAGCCCCGCCACGTCATCGCCGCCCACCGTCGCTCCCTATCTGGGTGCACCATCCTCACCGGCTCGGTCACGGCCATCAATCACGCCTCCCGCAGGCTTACCGTCACCCCTCCCGTCCCGGAGTCCTCCCAGGAGGCTGCGCAGCCCTACGAGATCGGCTACGACCACCTCGTCTTGGCGCTCGGCGCCGAGGCGCGCACCCTGCCCATCCCCGGTCTGGCCGAGCAGGCGCTGGGCTTCAAGCAGGTCGAGGAGGCCCTGGCCCTGCGCAACCGCGTGCTGTCGCGCATCGAGGACGCAGCCTCCACCTGGGACGCCCAGCGTCGCAGGCGCCTGCTCACCTTCGTGTTCGTGGGCGGGGGCTTTGCCGGGGTGGAGGCCATCGCCGAGCTGGAGGACATGGCCCGTGCCCTGGTGCGCACCATCGACTCGGTGGCGCAGGAGGACGTCCGTTTCATCCTCGTGGAGGGGTCGCGCCGTATCCTGCCCGAGCTGACCGAGGAGCTCTCCGGCTACGGGCTGGAGCAGCTGCGGGAGCGCGACATTGACGTACGCCTCAACACTTTCCTGTCCTCCTGTGTGGACGGGCACGTGGTCCTGTCCGACGGCACCGAGATCGATGCCGACACCATCGTGTGGACGGCTGGGGTCAAGCCCTCGCCTGTCCTGGCTGACTCCGACCTGCCGGTGGACGTCCGGGGGCGGGTGACCACCCTGCCCACGCTCCAGGTGGCCCGTGAGGGTTGTGTGGTGGCCGGGGCCTGGGCGGCGGGCGACTGCGCGGCCGTGCCGGACGTGACCAGCCAGGACTCGGAGGCGACCTGCGCGCCCACCGCCCAGCACGCCGTGCGCCAGGCCAGGCTCCTGGCCGACAACCTGGTGGCCGTGCTCACCGCCGCGCCCGGCCAGGAGCCCCCGCTGGCCTCCTACGCCCACGAGAACCTCGGGACCGTGGCCTCCCTGGGGATAGGCAAGGGGGTGGCGCGCATCCTCGGACACAACTTGCGCGGGTTCCTGGCCTGGACGGCGCACCGTGGCTACCACGTCTACGCCGTGCCCACCCTGAACCGGAAGGTGCGCATCATGATGGACTGGTTCGCCGCCGTGGTGTTCCGTCGTGACCTGGCCTCCTTCGGCTCCGTGGCGGTGCCGGGGGCGGCCTTCGCCCAGGCCACCGCCAACGACGCCCGGATCGCCTCCCGGCGCCAGCAGCCGGGCTGA
- a CDS encoding FtsX-like permease family protein, translating into MVLVFGAVSLLVSGFVIANTFRVLVAQRTGELALLRCIGAGVAQVYRLILLEAGIVGLVFSAAGAAIGVGVAAALVSASASGGAGLPLSALSVPPLMVVGSIACGTVVTTVFALGPARNATKVRPIVALRPLEAVSTRRVSTAAAVIGPGLTALGAVAMVYAARRGSITVAVAGGLLAVLGVLVASSVLLPGIMRLLGLLVSPVSAPMQLAVANVNRNRRRTAATGAALLIGSILLAMLTTGVSSARESVVAQIDDRRPIDLVAETAPGQPIDTETIAAITHVPGVVASAEVLTGAVDLESASSVVQQAVAEGVDQQATSNVAHSEVSVPQAGSVHVSPNDPAARYDSQHITARGADGETTLEVVVDENVPEGIVHVASSDLSSIDSSPDVTRLQLRLEDGMSSTDIQSVMTDISSFDEDINVSGGAQERAYYSQILDTMLMVVLALLAVAVVIAFVGIGNTAALSVIERRRESALLRTVGLGRGQLIAMICTEAGLTAIVSTALGLVAGVLLGWAGVTTLGQSASEVEMTLHVPWGQLAAILAGAAVAGTLAALLPAYAASRRRPVEDLAAT; encoded by the coding sequence ATGGTGCTCGTGTTCGGGGCGGTGTCACTGCTCGTGTCCGGGTTTGTCATTGCCAACACGTTCCGTGTGCTCGTCGCCCAGCGGACTGGAGAGCTTGCCCTCCTTCGGTGCATCGGGGCAGGCGTGGCCCAGGTGTACCGCTTGATCCTGCTGGAAGCGGGCATCGTGGGGCTGGTCTTTTCAGCCGCTGGTGCCGCCATCGGCGTTGGTGTGGCAGCAGCACTGGTGTCAGCAAGCGCCTCGGGCGGCGCCGGACTACCGCTGTCGGCCTTGTCCGTACCACCGTTGATGGTGGTCGGGTCGATCGCGTGCGGCACCGTCGTGACCACGGTCTTTGCACTGGGACCGGCCCGCAATGCCACCAAGGTACGCCCCATCGTCGCCCTGCGGCCTCTTGAGGCTGTCTCCACGAGACGGGTATCGACTGCGGCGGCCGTCATCGGACCAGGGCTGACAGCTCTTGGCGCAGTCGCAATGGTGTACGCGGCAAGACGGGGATCAATTACTGTGGCCGTGGCTGGTGGCCTCCTCGCCGTCCTTGGAGTTCTCGTGGCCTCGTCGGTCCTGCTTCCAGGGATCATGAGGCTCCTGGGACTGCTCGTCTCGCCCGTGTCCGCGCCCATGCAGCTGGCCGTAGCAAACGTCAATCGCAACAGGCGACGCACCGCCGCGACCGGGGCCGCCCTCCTTATTGGCAGCATCCTGCTCGCGATGCTGACAACGGGCGTCAGCTCGGCACGTGAGTCCGTGGTCGCCCAGATCGACGACCGACGCCCGATTGACCTCGTCGCTGAGACAGCGCCCGGCCAGCCGATTGACACGGAAACGATCGCAGCCATCACACATGTGCCAGGCGTCGTCGCCAGCGCGGAGGTCCTTACAGGGGCCGTGGACCTGGAGAGCGCCTCGAGCGTTGTGCAGCAGGCCGTAGCAGAAGGCGTGGACCAGCAGGCCACGAGCAATGTCGCCCACTCAGAGGTCTCTGTCCCGCAGGCAGGCAGCGTCCACGTGAGCCCGAACGACCCGGCCGCCCGGTACGACAGCCAGCACATCACCGCGCGCGGCGCTGACGGTGAGACGACGCTGGAGGTCGTCGTGGATGAGAACGTGCCTGAAGGCATCGTGCACGTCGCGTCGTCCGACCTATCCAGCATCGACTCCAGCCCAGATGTCACTCGGCTGCAGCTCCGGCTGGAGGACGGGATGAGCTCCACCGACATCCAGTCAGTCATGACTGACATCTCCTCCTTCGACGAGGACATCAACGTCTCCGGAGGCGCCCAGGAGCGTGCGTACTACAGCCAGATCCTTGACACCATGCTCATGGTGGTGCTCGCCCTGCTGGCTGTCGCGGTCGTCATCGCCTTCGTCGGTATCGGCAACACGGCCGCACTGTCGGTGATCGAACGGCGCCGGGAGTCCGCGCTCCTTCGCACAGTAGGCCTAGGCCGAGGACAGCTCATAGCCATGATCTGCACTGAGGCCGGGCTGACGGCCATCGTGTCAACCGCGCTCGGCCTGGTGGCCGGGGTCCTCCTCGGATGGGCTGGCGTCACCACACTCGGGCAGTCAGCATCGGAGGTCGAGATGACCCTGCACGTACCGTGGGGACAGCTGGCCGCCATCCTGGCTGGGGCCGCCGTCGCCGGTACGCTCGCCGCCCTCCTGCCCGCATACGCAGCGTCACGTCGGCGCCCTGTCGAGGACCTAGCGGCTACCTGA
- a CDS encoding uberolysin/carnocyclin family circular bacteriocin: MSRNASIVAAVGAATLGLIATALGTMYIAGMFGLSGAFASQIVDAVEVGGAALAIVMAALSGGTAGAVVATARWAVARMGRQAAIA, translated from the coding sequence ATGTCTCGCAACGCCTCCATCGTCGCAGCAGTCGGTGCTGCCACCCTCGGGCTCATCGCGACCGCCCTGGGCACGATGTACATCGCAGGCATGTTCGGTCTGTCCGGTGCGTTCGCCAGCCAGATCGTTGACGCCGTCGAAGTCGGTGGCGCCGCTCTTGCTATCGTCATGGCAGCGCTGTCGGGAGGTACCGCCGGCGCGGTGGTTGCAACAGCCCGCTGGGCCGTCGCAAGAATGGGAAGGCAAGCCGCAATAGCCTGA
- a CDS encoding alpha-galactosidase — protein MTLHLRSAGTSLVLDLPEDRLPVVRHWGPDLGDVEGADLADAAAASRTSLGSNTHWILNDLPVLPLPHLGWSARPAVGLSRTDGDAFSPHPTGVAHEHSRQDGPAGTTDVVRSLATDPVHLLTLGTELRLEPSGLVRLRAWVSDDREDSDDRPAGTTGADLVVTELTPVMPVPDAAVELLDTSGHHLLERQLVRTPFSPGARVRESWEGRPGHDAATWLAAGSQGFGWRSGRVHAVHLGWSGNSRHLALNTTAGPKLLGAGELLLPGEVILGPGETYTTPWLYFSWGEGLDALSHRSHDWLRSLPSHPQRPRPVLLNTWEAVYFDHDLDTLKELADAAAQVGIERYVLDDGWFGSRRDDTSGLGDWQVSAQAWPQGLEPLAEHVHRLGMELGLWFEPEMINTDSDLARAHPEWILSDGAGGAPEHRHQRVLDLTAPGAWDYLLEAISSLVERLGIAYIKWDHNSPLLATGHMTSNPELGTRPGAAAVHDQTLAYYRLLDALRERFPELEIESCAGGGGRVDLGVAERVQRVWASDCIDAHDRHDIQRGTSLLLPPELVGTHVGSGRAHTTLRDLDLDFRAGTALWGHMGVEWDLTAADEPTRERLAAAIALHKELRGLLHSGRTVHADLDQDEALRIEGVVADDGSQALFEIACLAQPLTWPTAPRPLPGLDPRRRYHVRLAAPPYPELERQAGWMGEDGVVLPGSFLTTTGLALPVLHPDHLVLVRATAVD, from the coding sequence ATGACCCTCCACCTGCGCAGTGCGGGCACCTCCCTGGTCCTGGACCTCCCCGAGGACCGTCTCCCGGTGGTGCGCCACTGGGGGCCGGACCTCGGCGACGTCGAGGGCGCCGACCTGGCCGACGCGGCCGCGGCCTCACGTACCAGCCTGGGCAGCAACACCCACTGGATACTCAACGACCTGCCGGTCCTTCCCCTGCCCCACCTGGGCTGGTCCGCCCGTCCGGCAGTAGGGCTGTCCCGCACCGACGGCGATGCCTTCTCCCCCCACCCCACCGGTGTCGCCCACGAGCACTCCCGGCAGGACGGGCCTGCTGGCACTACCGACGTGGTACGCTCCCTCGCCACCGATCCAGTCCACCTCCTCACCCTGGGCACCGAGCTGCGCCTGGAGCCCTCCGGCCTGGTACGCCTGCGGGCCTGGGTCAGTGACGACCGCGAAGACAGCGACGACCGCCCTGCCGGTACCACAGGAGCGGACCTGGTAGTCACCGAGCTCACCCCGGTCATGCCCGTGCCCGACGCCGCGGTGGAGCTCCTGGACACCAGCGGGCACCACCTCCTGGAGCGCCAGCTAGTGCGCACACCCTTCTCCCCCGGCGCGCGGGTCCGCGAGTCCTGGGAGGGGAGACCCGGCCACGACGCCGCTACCTGGCTGGCGGCAGGCTCCCAGGGGTTCGGCTGGCGCAGCGGGCGGGTCCACGCGGTCCACCTGGGCTGGTCCGGTAACAGCCGCCACCTGGCACTGAACACCACCGCAGGCCCCAAGCTGCTCGGTGCCGGGGAGCTGCTCCTGCCCGGAGAGGTGATTCTGGGGCCGGGAGAGACCTACACCACGCCGTGGCTGTACTTCTCCTGGGGGGAGGGACTGGACGCCCTGTCCCACCGCAGCCACGACTGGCTGAGGTCCCTGCCTTCCCACCCTCAGCGTCCCCGCCCCGTGCTGCTCAACACCTGGGAGGCGGTCTACTTCGACCACGACCTCGACACGCTCAAGGAGCTCGCCGACGCCGCCGCCCAGGTCGGTATCGAGCGCTACGTCCTGGACGACGGGTGGTTCGGCTCCCGTCGCGACGACACCTCCGGCCTGGGAGACTGGCAGGTCTCCGCCCAGGCCTGGCCCCAGGGGCTGGAGCCGCTGGCGGAGCACGTGCACCGCCTGGGCATGGAGCTCGGTCTGTGGTTCGAGCCGGAGATGATCAACACCGACTCCGACCTGGCCCGCGCCCATCCCGAGTGGATCCTCTCCGACGGCGCCGGGGGCGCCCCCGAGCACCGTCACCAGCGGGTCCTGGACCTGACCGCCCCGGGCGCCTGGGACTACCTCCTGGAGGCGATCTCCTCCCTGGTGGAGCGCCTGGGCATCGCCTACATCAAGTGGGACCACAACTCCCCCCTCCTGGCCACGGGACACATGACGTCCAACCCCGAGCTGGGAACCCGGCCGGGGGCCGCGGCGGTGCACGACCAGACCCTGGCCTACTACCGTCTCCTGGACGCCCTGCGCGAGCGCTTCCCGGAGCTGGAGATCGAGTCCTGCGCAGGCGGGGGCGGGCGCGTGGACCTGGGTGTGGCAGAGCGGGTCCAGCGTGTGTGGGCCTCGGACTGCATCGACGCCCACGACCGCCATGACATCCAGCGGGGCACCTCGCTCCTGCTGCCTCCCGAGCTCGTGGGGACCCATGTGGGCTCCGGCCGCGCCCACACTACGCTGCGCGACCTCGACCTCGACTTCCGGGCTGGCACGGCCCTGTGGGGCCACATGGGCGTGGAGTGGGACCTCACCGCCGCCGACGAGCCCACGCGCGAGCGCCTGGCCGCCGCCATCGCGCTGCACAAGGAGCTGCGCGGACTCCTCCACTCCGGGCGGACGGTCCACGCCGACCTCGACCAGGACGAGGCCCTGCGTATCGAGGGCGTTGTCGCCGACGACGGCTCCCAGGCCCTGTTCGAGATCGCCTGCCTGGCCCAGCCCCTGACATGGCCCACGGCGCCACGGCCGCTTCCCGGCCTGGACCCGCGGCGTCGCTACCACGTCCGCCTAGCCGCGCCCCCCTACCCAGAGCTGGAGAGGCAGGCCGGGTGGATGGGCGAGGACGGCGTCGTCCTGCCGGGCTCGTTCCTGACCACCACGGGCCTGGCCCTTCCCGTCCTCCACCCCGACCACCTGGTCCTGGTGCGCGCCACCGCCGTGGACTGA
- a CDS encoding ABC transporter ATP-binding protein encodes MTFAYSEDDPPVFTDLSMRFPREGLVALQAPNGSGKSTLVELVSGYLRPGAGRVLVCGHDASSPSARPWRRVVRTRPALYPAMSVYDHLAFSSQLAGSRLHGVLERAGRYRLEDWLDTRADELSSGTERKLWLLMCTLGNFDVVMLDEPFIALDDQARAELNREMCQWREEGRLVVVAAHGSPDGFQPTTTLRLPAPRTTEKDKKE; translated from the coding sequence GTGACTTTTGCCTACTCAGAGGACGACCCGCCGGTCTTCACCGACCTCTCCATGAGGTTCCCGCGCGAGGGGCTCGTAGCCTTGCAGGCCCCCAACGGCTCCGGCAAGTCGACACTCGTCGAGCTGGTCAGCGGCTACCTCAGACCGGGGGCCGGACGCGTCCTGGTGTGCGGGCACGACGCCTCCAGCCCCAGTGCCCGCCCCTGGCGCAGGGTGGTGCGGACCAGGCCCGCCCTCTACCCGGCGATGAGCGTCTACGACCACCTGGCCTTCTCCAGCCAGCTGGCGGGATCCCGGCTCCACGGCGTACTGGAGCGCGCAGGCCGCTACCGGCTCGAGGACTGGCTTGACACGCGCGCCGACGAGCTCTCCTCGGGTACTGAGCGCAAGCTGTGGCTCCTCATGTGCACCCTGGGGAACTTCGACGTCGTCATGCTGGACGAGCCCTTTATCGCCCTGGACGATCAGGCGCGCGCGGAGCTCAACCGGGAGATGTGCCAGTGGCGCGAGGAGGGCAGGCTGGTCGTCGTCGCCGCCCACGGCAGCCCAGACGGGTTCCAGCCGACCACGACGCTTCGGCTGCCCGCGCCAAGGACGACGGAGAAGGACAAGAAGGAGTAA